One Paenibacillus riograndensis SBR5 DNA segment encodes these proteins:
- a CDS encoding carbohydrate ABC transporter permease → MYHKTVSYRVFSVFNNVFLTLISVLCLLPLFHLLMVSLSSTAPANAGLVTFWPIGFTLEAYAKTFDNANFLSSLWVSVQRTVLGTALALVVNTIAAYALSKETHVFRARNIYLWYFVITMLFSGGLIPGYILILKLGLMDSLLALILPGLVGVFNIILLLNFFRTVPKDLEEAAFIDGAGQFRTFYSIYLPVSMPVLATVSLFIMVGHWNAYFDGIIYIKDASKLPLATFMQTIIVQADMTKLDPAAVANLSQRTIRASQIFISALPILLVYPFLQRYFVTGIVVGAVKE, encoded by the coding sequence ATGTATCACAAAACAGTGTCCTACCGCGTATTCAGCGTATTCAATAATGTCTTCCTGACGCTTATTTCCGTGCTGTGCCTGCTTCCGCTCTTTCATCTGCTGATGGTGTCCCTCAGCTCAACGGCTCCGGCCAATGCCGGGCTGGTGACCTTTTGGCCGATCGGCTTCACCCTTGAAGCCTATGCAAAAACGTTCGACAACGCTAACTTTCTCTCTTCCCTGTGGGTGTCGGTACAACGGACCGTGCTGGGAACGGCACTGGCCTTGGTGGTGAACACCATCGCTGCCTATGCACTCTCCAAGGAAACGCATGTTTTCCGGGCACGCAATATTTATCTTTGGTATTTTGTCATCACGATGCTGTTCAGCGGCGGCCTGATTCCCGGCTACATCCTGATTCTGAAGCTTGGGCTGATGGATTCCCTGCTGGCGCTGATCCTTCCCGGACTGGTGGGCGTCTTCAATATCATCCTGCTGCTGAATTTCTTCCGGACGGTACCCAAGGATCTCGAAGAAGCCGCCTTTATTGACGGGGCAGGGCAGTTCCGGACCTTTTACAGCATATATCTGCCGGTCTCCATGCCCGTGCTGGCTACGGTCTCCTTATTCATTATGGTTGGACATTGGAATGCATATTTTGACGGGATTATCTATATCAAGGATGCTTCCAAGCTCCCGCTGGCAACCTTTATGCAGACCATTATCGTGCAGGCCGACATGACGAAGCTTGATCCGGCTGCCGTAGCCAATCTGTCGCAGCGTACCATCCGGGCGTCGCAGATTTTTATCAGCGCTTTGCCGATCCTGCTGGTCTATCCTTTTTTACAGCGGTATTTCGTAACCGGGATTGTGGTCGGTGCTGTAAAAGAATAG
- a CDS encoding response regulator transcription factor, translating into MQMIIVDDEAHWVDNLSMTKPWHTLGIEQVHKAYSASEALQIIETHPIDIVISDIQMPEMTGLELMERIRRRDKKIKCIILSGHSEFEFAKSAIQHSAVDYLLKPPTDSELLGAVQTAIAQLNAEWELISSLERTQYTLRENLPLLRGQLLLSALQGQRMPADEWERKLENYGLPFRNGDCALMLVRLEEEFGQYKNNGQPLIEYAVINMAEEIIGECMEVWGVKEEHGYLVFLLQLKEKAADLGTDGLLEQLSVQLQYKVKQFLKGSLSIVITEWFRFPDQLPEQFRQASAYFRQIVGDEREFVMRVSDLHEPSEQGPLDALYTPPSLINLLESGHWEAAGAKLMDVCAELDEKWPESWEHCMEAGFLITAAFSNLAHRNGHTLAKLLGTDIEELQSGEAFTSINKLRVWSLSVLGKLKEGTSSEIKDIRSLYVKKIQEFTDKNLHLDVSLRVLADHVNLHPTHLSKIYKIETGEGISEYISRLRMDRACHMLKTTGKKVYEISNDIGYMDPAYFIKVFKRQFGVTPQEYRDGKK; encoded by the coding sequence ATGCAAATGATCATTGTTGACGATGAAGCCCACTGGGTAGACAACCTGTCCATGACCAAACCCTGGCACACGCTGGGCATCGAACAAGTACACAAGGCTTACTCCGCTTCCGAGGCGCTTCAGATCATTGAGACACACCCTATAGACATTGTGATCTCCGATATTCAAATGCCTGAAATGACGGGACTTGAGCTGATGGAGCGGATACGGAGACGGGATAAGAAAATCAAATGCATTATCTTATCCGGGCACTCGGAATTTGAATTCGCCAAAAGCGCCATTCAGCACAGCGCAGTCGATTATCTGCTCAAGCCCCCGACAGACAGCGAGCTGTTAGGCGCCGTCCAAACCGCGATTGCACAACTGAACGCGGAGTGGGAGCTGATCAGCTCCCTGGAACGGACCCAGTATACCCTAAGGGAGAATCTGCCGCTGCTGCGCGGCCAGCTCCTGCTAAGTGCCCTGCAGGGCCAACGGATGCCGGCCGACGAATGGGAACGCAAGCTGGAAAATTACGGTCTGCCCTTCCGCAATGGGGATTGTGCACTGATGCTTGTCCGGCTGGAAGAAGAATTCGGTCAATATAAAAACAACGGCCAGCCGCTCATCGAATATGCGGTTATCAATATGGCCGAAGAGATCATTGGCGAATGTATGGAGGTGTGGGGGGTCAAGGAAGAGCACGGATATCTTGTATTTCTGCTGCAGCTGAAGGAAAAAGCTGCAGACCTGGGGACAGACGGCCTTTTGGAGCAGCTGTCCGTGCAGCTGCAGTATAAGGTAAAGCAATTCCTGAAGGGTTCCCTGTCGATTGTGATCACGGAATGGTTCAGGTTCCCTGACCAGCTGCCCGAACAATTCCGCCAGGCTTCAGCCTATTTCCGCCAGATTGTCGGAGACGAGCGGGAATTCGTCATGAGGGTAAGCGACTTGCACGAACCGTCCGAACAAGGGCCGCTGGACGCGCTGTACACCCCGCCTTCCTTGATTAACCTGCTAGAATCCGGCCACTGGGAAGCAGCCGGGGCCAAGCTGATGGATGTCTGTGCAGAGCTGGATGAGAAATGGCCTGAGTCCTGGGAGCACTGCATGGAGGCCGGATTTTTGATCACGGCCGCTTTCTCCAATCTGGCGCACCGGAATGGACATACCCTGGCGAAGCTGCTGGGGACAGATATCGAAGAGCTGCAGAGCGGGGAAGCTTTTACCTCTATCAACAAGCTCAGAGTGTGGTCACTTAGCGTGCTCGGCAAGCTGAAAGAGGGAACCTCCAGCGAGATCAAAGACATCCGTTCCCTCTACGTGAAGAAGATTCAGGAGTTTACGGATAAGAATCTGCATCTTGATGTCTCCTTGCGGGTTCTGGCCGACCATGTCAATCTGCACCCGACCCATTTGTCCAAAATCTACAAGATTGAAACGGGCGAAGGCATCAGCGAATACATCTCCCGCCTGCGCATGGACCGTGCCTGCCATATGCTGAAGACCACCGGCAAAAAGGTGTATGAAATCAGCAATGACATCGGATATATGGACCCTGCCTATTTCATCAAAGTATTCAAACGCCAGTTTGGGGTCACGCCGCAGGAATACCGGGACGGGAAAAAATAG
- a CDS encoding sensor histidine kinase: protein MGFSQAFMFVKERSWSRFSLFAKMNSLIIVLFVPIIIVYTYSNNVTFDVVSKELQESNTKQLTFLSSQIDSRINQMMDFSVVFSKDPNVRKFNGLGIWEDRYDRMQTRFVIQEKMMLQSGLTDVWPSRYAVYSQQNKDVISNYDKPTGYDENYLIQNMSGKWTYSDDGTGSSSSSKAFYWFHSDSIAPQGTLTGSDLVVEASFSSENIQNMLDTYKTGGQGDPFLYHKGETPILNRTADQKLTADLIRYLDKHSPDSSTQHVISLGHKNYLVSSVKSSYLEWYLVDVVPLDRILGPISVSRNLFYVSMLLLFVVGISASILLYQNVQRPIKKLIKGLRRVQRGDYSVRLHSEDHNEFSFLFYRFNDMSHQIQDLIENVFNEKIRAREATLKQLQAQINPHFLYNCLGFIINMAQMKDEEAVVSMAYNLSAYYRYTTRMERDTATLDDEVRLLVNYLDIQKLRNGRIEYHIDIPQEMLSYSIPRLLLQPIVENSVIHGVGKSYSSGEIRISGECSGGCCRVYIDDDGPGLSPEQQEALNRKMREPLQEEMGCGLWNTNQRLIHQFGNHSALHFTESPLGGFRTEIVWEIPAQEEQPLPTNLQGDTSYANDHC, encoded by the coding sequence ATGGGTTTTAGCCAAGCTTTTATGTTTGTGAAAGAAAGATCCTGGAGCAGATTCAGTTTATTCGCCAAAATGAACAGCCTGATTATCGTGCTGTTTGTGCCGATCATTATTGTGTATACGTATTCAAACAACGTTACCTTCGATGTGGTCAGCAAAGAACTGCAGGAGTCCAACACCAAACAGCTCACTTTTTTGTCCAGCCAGATTGATTCGCGGATCAACCAGATGATGGATTTCAGCGTGGTGTTCTCCAAGGATCCGAATGTGCGGAAATTCAACGGCCTGGGCATCTGGGAGGACCGGTATGACCGCATGCAGACCCGTTTTGTCATTCAGGAGAAGATGATGCTCCAGTCCGGCTTAACCGACGTCTGGCCGTCCAGGTACGCTGTATATTCCCAGCAGAACAAGGATGTCATTTCCAATTACGACAAACCCACCGGGTATGATGAAAATTACCTGATTCAAAATATGAGCGGCAAATGGACTTACAGTGACGACGGGACGGGTTCCTCCAGCAGCTCCAAGGCCTTTTACTGGTTCCACAGCGATTCTATCGCCCCGCAGGGAACGCTTACCGGAAGCGATCTGGTGGTTGAAGCAAGCTTCAGTTCGGAGAATATCCAGAACATGCTGGATACGTATAAAACGGGGGGACAGGGTGATCCGTTTCTCTATCACAAAGGCGAAACGCCGATTTTGAACCGTACTGCGGACCAGAAGTTAACCGCTGATTTGATCCGTTATCTGGATAAGCATTCGCCGGACAGCAGCACACAGCATGTAATCAGTCTGGGACATAAAAATTATCTGGTCAGCTCCGTCAAATCCTCATATCTGGAATGGTATCTGGTTGACGTTGTGCCGCTCGACCGCATTCTCGGGCCTATATCTGTCAGCCGCAATTTATTCTATGTATCCATGCTGCTGCTGTTTGTTGTGGGGATTTCGGCCTCTATTCTGCTCTACCAGAATGTGCAGCGGCCCATCAAAAAGCTGATCAAAGGACTCCGGCGGGTGCAGCGGGGCGACTACTCCGTACGCCTTCACTCGGAGGATCATAACGAATTCTCGTTCCTCTTTTACCGGTTCAATGATATGTCCCATCAGATTCAGGATCTCATCGAAAATGTCTTCAACGAAAAAATCCGGGCCCGGGAAGCCACCCTGAAGCAGCTTCAAGCTCAGATCAATCCGCATTTTCTCTACAATTGCCTGGGTTTTATTATTAACATGGCCCAGATGAAGGATGAAGAAGCTGTCGTATCGATGGCCTATAATCTTAGCGCCTACTATCGCTATACTACCCGGATGGAGCGGGACACCGCCACGTTGGATGATGAAGTCCGTCTGCTCGTCAACTATCTGGACATCCAGAAGCTGCGCAATGGCCGGATCGAATATCACATTGATATCCCGCAGGAGATGCTGAGTTATTCTATCCCCCGCCTTCTCCTGCAGCCGATTGTGGAGAACTCGGTCATCCACGGGGTCGGCAAATCGTACAGCTCCGGTGAAATCAGGATCAGCGGGGAGTGCTCCGGCGGCTGCTGCCGGGTGTATATCGACGACGACGGACCGGGCCTAAGCCCGGAGCAGCAGGAAGCGCTCAACCGCAAGATGCGGGAGCCGCTGCAGGAGGAGATGGGCTGCGGTCTTTGGAATACGAATCAGCGGCTCATTCACCAGTTCGGCAATCACTCCGCCCTGCACTTCACAGAATCGCCGCTGGGCGGCTTCCGGACAGAGATTGTCTGGGAAATTCCGGCCCAGGAAGAGCAGCCTCTGCCCACTAACTTACAAGGAGACACCTCATATGCAAATGATCATTGTTGA
- a CDS encoding ABC transporter permease: MEANTIQQVNPGKPLRQSRKKKVKQPWMLHLMVLPAAVMVFIFSYIPMGGILMAFQDYKPKPGLFGSPWVGLKHFEYMWQNDYFLQITWNTLFFAGTKIIMNLIIPFFFALLLNEVRKMALKRTIQTLVYLPHFLSWVTLSGILIDMLAQTGLINQFISSVFGIKPIFFLGDGSWFRFTIIFSDVWKEFGFNMIIFLAALSGISPSLYEAAEVDGAGRWKQTIYITIPALIPIAIVVATLALGNVLNANFDQVFNLYSPLIYQQGDIIDTFVYREGLLSGQFSFATAVNLFKSAISLILIVISYRLAYRFAGYRIF, encoded by the coding sequence ATGGAAGCTAACACTATACAGCAGGTGAATCCTGGAAAACCGCTGCGCCAATCGAGGAAAAAGAAGGTTAAGCAGCCGTGGATGCTCCACCTTATGGTGCTGCCGGCGGCGGTTATGGTGTTTATATTTTCTTATATTCCCATGGGTGGAATTCTTATGGCCTTTCAGGATTATAAGCCGAAGCCCGGATTATTTGGCTCTCCTTGGGTAGGACTGAAACATTTCGAATACATGTGGCAGAACGATTATTTCCTGCAGATAACCTGGAATACACTGTTCTTCGCCGGCACTAAAATAATCATGAACCTGATTATCCCGTTCTTCTTCGCGCTGCTGCTCAATGAGGTCAGAAAAATGGCGCTCAAAAGAACCATCCAGACACTGGTCTATCTGCCGCACTTTCTATCCTGGGTTACCCTTTCGGGGATTCTGATTGATATGCTTGCCCAGACGGGGCTCATCAACCAGTTCATTTCCAGTGTTTTCGGCATTAAGCCGATTTTTTTCCTGGGTGACGGCAGCTGGTTCCGGTTCACAATCATTTTCAGTGATGTCTGGAAGGAATTCGGGTTCAACATGATTATCTTCCTGGCCGCATTGTCCGGGATCAGTCCCTCCTTGTACGAAGCTGCGGAAGTGGATGGGGCGGGGCGCTGGAAGCAGACGATCTATATTACCATTCCGGCGTTGATCCCGATTGCGATTGTTGTAGCCACCCTGGCACTGGGCAACGTGCTGAACGCGAACTTTGACCAGGTGTTCAACCTGTACAGTCCTTTGATCTATCAGCAAGGCGACATTATTGACACGTTTGTCTACAGAGAAGGTCTCCTCAGCGGACAGTTCAGCTTTGCTACAGCCGTGAATTTGTTCAAATCGGCGATAAGCTTAATTCTGATCGTGATCTCCTACCGGCTGGCGTACCGTTTTGCAGGCTACAGAATCTTCTAG
- a CDS encoding putative RNA methyltransferase → MSTTTKKMILAGLMAANPRLFCCPLCASPMSLTEYKSLICSNHHCFDLARNGYINLLSRPAGGKYGKELFASRKAIVNGGFFEPVDTYISGLIAGRKLAGNGPHRILDAGCGEGSHLAAIQELAAAGPHQSLLGVGLDISKEGIALAAKNNNASTLWCVGDLAHSPFGSGQFHTILNILSPSNYAEFQRLLTADGRVIKVIPGQNYLQELRELLYGRSSRQQPNADSEIRERFSETFEITEARHFQYKVSLQPPLLQQLVRMTPLSWAAAQNKLQTVLQLNELEISVDLSVLEGRKLPS, encoded by the coding sequence ATGTCCACAACAACGAAAAAAATGATTCTCGCCGGGCTTATGGCTGCTAATCCGAGACTGTTCTGCTGTCCGCTTTGCGCAAGTCCCATGAGCCTGACCGAGTATAAAAGCCTGATCTGCAGCAATCATCACTGCTTTGACCTGGCCAGGAACGGATATATCAATCTGCTCTCCCGCCCGGCGGGAGGAAAATACGGCAAAGAGCTGTTTGCCTCCAGAAAAGCAATCGTAAACGGCGGGTTTTTTGAACCCGTTGACACCTATATTTCCGGGCTGATTGCGGGCCGGAAGCTTGCCGGTAACGGTCCGCACCGGATTCTCGACGCCGGCTGCGGGGAAGGCTCGCATCTGGCAGCCATTCAGGAACTCGCGGCGGCTGGCCCGCACCAGTCACTGCTTGGAGTGGGACTCGATATCTCAAAGGAAGGCATCGCGCTCGCTGCCAAGAACAATAACGCAAGCACCCTCTGGTGTGTAGGCGACCTTGCTCACTCCCCCTTTGGCAGCGGGCAGTTTCATACGATTCTCAACATCCTGTCCCCTTCCAATTATGCGGAATTTCAGCGGCTGCTTACTGCTGACGGGAGAGTCATCAAAGTCATTCCCGGACAAAACTATCTTCAGGAGCTGCGCGAACTGCTCTATGGACGCTCAAGCAGACAACAACCGAACGCGGACAGCGAAATCCGCGAACGCTTTAGTGAGACTTTTGAAATCACCGAGGCCCGGCACTTTCAGTACAAGGTCAGCCTACAGCCACCTCTCCTTCAGCAGCTGGTACGTATGACTCCCTTGTCCTGGGCTGCGGCCCAAAACAAGCTTCAGACCGTGCTCCAACTGAATGAACTGGAGATTTCGGTGGATCTGAGTGTATTGGAGGGCAGGAAGTTGCCTTCATAA
- the aroB gene encoding 3-dehydroquinate synthase, which yields MSRTFQVMLKKVVDDSYAIEIGEQLFDSLIADLQQGLVPNVSKYAIITDSTVEPLYGRPLLERLRQNGFAAELFSFPAGEASKTRETKALLEDQLLSRAYGRDSCIIAVGGGAVTDLAGFLAGTFGRGVPSLNYATTLLAAADASVGGKTGVNTPVATNLIGLFHQPRKVYIDLAAWRTLPAREFRSGLAETIRHACLGDADFFSYLEENMGKVISDRGQLVLDAGVCEHIALANCRIKYEVVEQDERESNLRQILNLGHTAGRALEALSGYTLLHGEAVAIGLVVQAKLGVKRGYMTEDQAERLIALLKKAGLPTEMPASIPNRQLVDKMYTDKKVRSGRIRFVFQDGIGAMKRFADGSYSIPVEEADILAALEEMPRV from the coding sequence ATGTCCCGAACCTTTCAGGTGATGCTGAAAAAGGTAGTCGATGACTCCTACGCGATTGAGATTGGGGAGCAACTGTTCGATTCGCTGATTGCGGATTTGCAGCAAGGATTGGTGCCGAATGTGAGCAAATACGCCATTATTACAGATTCTACGGTAGAGCCGCTCTATGGCCGGCCTTTGCTTGAACGGCTGCGGCAAAATGGCTTTGCGGCTGAATTGTTTTCTTTTCCGGCAGGGGAAGCGTCCAAAACCCGGGAAACGAAGGCGCTGCTGGAGGATCAACTGCTAAGCCGCGCTTACGGGCGGGACTCCTGCATTATCGCTGTAGGCGGCGGGGCGGTGACTGATCTGGCCGGATTTCTGGCCGGAACCTTTGGCCGCGGAGTGCCGAGCCTGAATTATGCGACAACGCTGCTGGCCGCAGCGGATGCATCGGTCGGCGGCAAAACCGGTGTGAATACGCCGGTGGCCACAAATCTGATCGGCCTCTTCCACCAGCCGCGTAAGGTGTACATAGATTTGGCCGCTTGGCGCACCCTTCCCGCACGTGAGTTCAGAAGCGGGCTGGCCGAAACCATCAGGCATGCGTGCCTGGGGGATGCGGATTTTTTCAGCTATCTGGAAGAGAATATGGGCAAGGTCATTTCGGATCGCGGGCAGCTCGTGCTTGATGCCGGGGTCTGTGAGCATATTGCGCTGGCCAACTGCCGGATCAAATACGAAGTCGTAGAGCAGGATGAGCGTGAGAGCAATTTGCGGCAGATTCTGAATCTGGGCCATACCGCCGGGCGGGCGCTTGAGGCGCTAAGCGGCTATACCCTGCTGCATGGAGAAGCGGTTGCGATAGGGCTGGTTGTTCAGGCTAAGCTGGGAGTGAAGCGCGGATACATGACTGAAGATCAGGCGGAGCGGTTAATTGCGCTGCTGAAGAAGGCGGGCTTGCCGACGGAAATGCCGGCTTCCATCCCGAACAGACAGCTGGTGGATAAGATGTATACCGATAAAAAAGTACGCAGCGGCCGCATCCGTTTTGTGTTCCAGGACGGGATCGGCGCGATGAAGCGTTTTGCGGATGGCTCCTATTCCATCCCGGTCGAAGAAGCCGACATCCTGGCTGCGCTGGAAGAGATGCCGCGCGTGTAG
- a CDS encoding type 2 periplasmic-binding domain-containing protein, whose translation MVKLNKLGSFLMITALVTLTACSGASNENASKGNAASNSSASTSEADAAFAKGKYDPPIEISSVLMPKKYVHGDTKENNVHDRWMLETLGIKHKDTWYPANDDQYRQKLQLAISSGEKLPDFVSVPTNAVLTNQLIDSGQFIPIDELFDKYANKILKDHAAAHPELWYPFMRDGKKYNMPILEYTDNDDTLLWLREDWMEKLKLEAPKTIADLENIMDKFKNQNPDGLAPKDVYPLAISLKNKTNTWMGSLDWLFGAYGTIEEQWNKDANGNLEYGSVNPGAKQALAKLKEWMDKGYIHADSALWDEGKSAESWTKGTAGILPGANWVPDWPAPDLLKNVKGSKYKAYPIPAGPDGLIGTKWQNSGVNASIMINKDAKHPEAIFLYYNYLLDNMANPTAGSPYEYGFAKGYDWDIIDGQPTSDKEKIKDFSNEFPFLTGPARIPDLYMKTLVKLANGEKPVTPYEKQMAEFRKPENWAAAKIVMSQQNIRKQNYFTGAATPTMVSKWNLLRQSEMETFNKIIYGKLPVDAFDEFVTNWKANGGDQITKEVNDWYKSVSAK comes from the coding sequence ATGGTTAAGCTCAACAAATTAGGCTCGTTCCTCATGATTACGGCTCTCGTCACACTTACAGCCTGCAGCGGAGCATCGAATGAGAATGCATCAAAAGGCAATGCCGCTTCCAATAGCAGTGCCAGCACGTCTGAAGCCGATGCGGCCTTCGCCAAAGGCAAATACGATCCGCCGATTGAGATCAGCTCCGTATTAATGCCGAAGAAATACGTGCACGGCGACACGAAGGAAAACAATGTACATGACCGCTGGATGCTGGAGACGCTGGGGATCAAACATAAAGATACCTGGTACCCCGCCAATGACGACCAATATAGACAAAAGCTTCAGCTTGCCATCTCCTCCGGCGAGAAGCTGCCTGATTTCGTATCGGTACCGACCAATGCGGTATTAACCAACCAATTGATTGATTCCGGCCAGTTCATTCCGATTGATGAGCTGTTTGACAAGTACGCCAACAAAATCCTGAAGGACCATGCGGCGGCACATCCCGAGCTCTGGTACCCGTTCATGAGAGACGGCAAAAAATATAATATGCCGATCCTCGAGTACACCGACAATGACGATACGCTGCTGTGGCTCCGCGAGGATTGGATGGAGAAGCTGAAGCTTGAGGCGCCCAAGACCATCGCCGACCTGGAAAATATTATGGATAAATTCAAGAATCAGAACCCTGATGGTCTGGCCCCCAAAGATGTGTATCCGCTTGCGATTTCACTAAAAAACAAAACTAACACCTGGATGGGCTCGCTGGACTGGCTGTTTGGCGCTTACGGCACCATCGAGGAGCAATGGAACAAGGATGCGAACGGCAATCTGGAGTATGGTTCCGTGAATCCGGGTGCGAAGCAGGCCCTCGCGAAGCTGAAGGAATGGATGGATAAAGGTTATATTCATGCTGACTCCGCACTCTGGGATGAAGGCAAATCAGCCGAAAGCTGGACCAAAGGCACCGCAGGCATTCTGCCAGGGGCCAACTGGGTACCGGACTGGCCTGCTCCCGATCTGCTCAAGAATGTAAAAGGCTCCAAGTACAAGGCCTATCCTATTCCTGCAGGACCGGACGGCCTGATCGGCACCAAATGGCAAAATTCCGGTGTGAATGCCAGCATTATGATCAATAAGGATGCCAAGCATCCGGAGGCTATCTTCCTGTACTACAATTATTTGCTCGACAACATGGCTAATCCGACCGCAGGCAGCCCGTATGAATATGGCTTTGCCAAAGGCTACGATTGGGATATCATTGACGGCCAGCCAACCAGCGACAAAGAAAAGATCAAGGACTTCTCCAATGAATTCCCGTTCCTGACCGGCCCGGCCCGTATTCCTGATCTGTATATGAAGACACTCGTCAAGCTTGCAAACGGTGAAAAACCGGTAACACCTTATGAAAAACAGATGGCTGAGTTCCGCAAGCCGGAGAACTGGGCGGCCGCCAAGATCGTAATGTCGCAGCAAAATATCCGCAAGCAGAATTATTTCACCGGTGCAGCCACACCAACGATGGTCTCCAAGTGGAACCTGCTGCGCCAGTCCGAGATGGAAACCTTCAACAAAATCATCTACGGCAAACTGCCGGTCGATGCCTTTGACGAATTCGTCACCAACTGGAAAGCTAACGGCGGCGACCAAATCACGAAGGAAGTCAACGACTGGTACAAGTCCGTATCAGCGAAATAA
- a CDS encoding TetR/AcrR family transcriptional regulator, translating into MVRPREFDEEKALHAAMQIFWEKGYEATSLSDLTATMGIQRPSIYSAFGDKKGLFEAALRMYTKSHAASVRASLHKKASVKAAFRAFFEHLVEEEYREEGSNKGCFCINTMVELSPHDAKFEILTREHQMYLAVIFQETLERGIQSGELDSGTDAKGLAHSLVIALIGLTVMMKCRPERNFMDQAVYSMLSSNGLY; encoded by the coding sequence ATGGTACGGCCACGTGAGTTCGACGAAGAGAAGGCGCTGCATGCTGCCATGCAGATTTTTTGGGAAAAAGGCTATGAAGCGACATCGCTAAGCGACCTTACTGCGACAATGGGCATTCAGCGGCCAAGCATCTATTCAGCTTTCGGGGACAAGAAGGGTTTGTTTGAAGCGGCCTTGCGGATGTATACCAAATCCCATGCGGCCAGTGTGCGGGCCAGCCTTCACAAGAAAGCTTCTGTGAAGGCAGCCTTCCGCGCTTTTTTTGAACATTTGGTGGAGGAAGAGTACAGGGAAGAAGGTTCGAATAAAGGCTGCTTCTGCATCAACACAATGGTAGAGCTATCACCGCATGATGCGAAGTTTGAGATACTGACCAGAGAACACCAGATGTATCTTGCCGTGATTTTTCAGGAAACGCTTGAACGGGGAATACAGTCAGGGGAGCTTGATTCCGGTACGGATGCCAAAGGGCTGGCCCATTCGCTGGTCATTGCACTGATTGGGCTTACTGTAATGATGAAATGCCGTCCCGAGCGGAATTTTATGGATCAGGCTGTATATTCGATGCTTAGCAGTAACGGCTTATATTAA
- a CDS encoding MFS transporter, with translation MIPSISQKTALLFAAASGLSVANIYFAQPLLDAIAAEFGIRHSAVGIIITLTQICYAAGLLLLVPLGDLLNRRRLITGQMLLSVLALLIVGTASSGTMLSIGIAGIGLLAVAAQTLVAFAASLASPAERGRVVGLVTSGIVIGILLARTFAGLLTDVAGWRAVYLASAGMTLLMAAALYKVLPSVETAKKSLSYLNLIHSVFLLFAHEQILRVRAVLAFLIFTAFSILWTPLVLPLSAPPYSLSHTAIGAFGLAGAAGALGAAKAGRLADRGFGQHTTVIALGLLLLSWLPISRAEHSLFILAIGIIVLDLAVQAVHVTNQSLIFKVRPEARSRLTAGYMIFYSLGSATGSIASTRVYGYAGWNGVCLLGTLVSALALVFALCSSRIRKDSR, from the coding sequence TTGATCCCTTCAATTTCGCAAAAGACTGCCCTCTTGTTTGCAGCCGCCAGCGGGCTTTCCGTCGCCAACATCTATTTCGCGCAGCCTTTACTGGATGCCATCGCCGCGGAGTTCGGTATCCGGCATTCTGCAGTCGGCATTATCATCACGCTTACTCAAATCTGTTATGCGGCAGGACTGCTGCTGCTGGTTCCGCTTGGCGATTTGCTGAATCGGCGCCGCTTAATCACCGGACAGATGCTGTTATCCGTCTTGGCTCTTTTAATAGTTGGAACTGCCTCAAGCGGAACTATGCTGTCCATAGGCATAGCGGGGATAGGATTACTCGCTGTTGCTGCGCAGACACTCGTAGCGTTCGCGGCGAGTCTCGCCTCTCCTGCCGAGCGGGGGCGGGTGGTTGGTCTGGTGACCAGCGGAATCGTGATAGGGATTCTGCTGGCGCGGACTTTTGCGGGTTTATTGACGGACGTGGCGGGCTGGCGGGCTGTATACCTGGCATCTGCGGGAATGACACTGCTTATGGCCGCTGCCTTGTACAAAGTACTTCCTTCTGTAGAGACCGCCAAGAAATCCTTGTCCTACCTGAATCTGATTCATTCCGTGTTCCTGTTGTTCGCCCATGAACAAATATTGCGGGTGCGCGCCGTTCTCGCTTTCTTAATTTTTACCGCTTTCAGCATATTATGGACCCCGCTGGTGCTGCCCCTCAGTGCACCGCCTTATTCACTTTCGCATACCGCTATCGGAGCGTTCGGTCTGGCCGGAGCAGCCGGAGCCTTAGGTGCAGCCAAGGCAGGGAGGCTTGCAGACCGGGGCTTCGGCCAGCATACCACCGTCATCGCCCTAGGTCTCCTGCTGTTGTCCTGGCTGCCGATCAGCCGCGCAGAGCATTCGCTTTTTATTTTAGCCATAGGTATTATCGTTCTGGATCTGGCGGTACAAGCCGTACATGTCACCAACCAGAGCCTGATCTTCAAGGTGCGGCCCGAAGCACGCAGCAGACTTACTGCCGGTTATATGATTTTCTATTCTCTGGGCAGCGCCACCGGCTCCATCGCCTCCACCCGGGTCTACGGTTACGCAGGATGGAATGGGGTATGCTTGCTAGGCACGCTCGTCAGTGCCCTGGCGCTTGTCTTTGCACTATGTTCTTCCAGAATCCGCAAGGATTCCAGATAA